A stretch of DNA from Salvelinus sp. IW2-2015 linkage group LG20, ASM291031v2, whole genome shotgun sequence:
tgcttgtcgaacatctcattccaaaatcattggcattaatatgaagtCGAGCCTCCtttgcctccactcttctgagaagattttccactggatgttggaaccgtgctgtggggacttgcttccattcagccacaagagcattagtgaggtcaggcattgatgttgggcgattaggcttggctcgcagtctgcgttccaattgatcccaaaggtgttcgattgggttgaggtcagggctctgtgcaggccagccaagttcttccacaccgatctcaacaaaccatttctgtatggacctcgctttgtgcacaggggcattgtcatgctgaaaaggttaagggccttccccaaactgttgccacaaagttagaagcacagtgTTAAgatttaagatttcccttcactggaactaaggggcctagcctgaaccatgaaaaacagccccagaccattatttctcctccaccaaactttagttggcactatgcattggcgcaggtagcgttctcctggcatctgccaaacccagatttgtccttcgGAAAGCCAGATgaaacgtgtttccactgctccagagaacgtgtttccactgctccagagaacgtgtttccactgctccagagaacgtgtttccactgctccagagaacgtgtttccactgctccagagtccattggtggtgagctttacaccactccagccgacgcttggcattgcgcatggtgatcttaggcttgtgtgtggctccTCAGCAATGTTCccgacagttcttgtgctgacgttacttcgaggcagtttggaactcggtagtgagagttGCAACCGAGTATAGacttttatgcgcttcagcacttggcagtcccgttctgtgagcttgtgtggcctaccagttCTCaggtgagccgttgttgctcctagacatttcgacttcacaataacagagcttagttgaccggggcagctctagcagggcagaaaggtggcatcctatgagctcttcagtatgccattctactgctaatgtttgtctggagattgcatggctgtgcgctcgatattaggtgtggctgaaatagccgaagccACTAATTAGACGTGGTctccacatacttgtgtatataGTGTTAAAGCTAAGTGTTATTGTCTATTAGTTTACACCAATTTGGGGAACATAAAAAGAAACATTCtttaaattatgcagacaattacattgtagcttccatcaatctACCCCCTTAAAGAAAACAAATGTAATTGTGTAATGtgggtgaactatccttttaaccAAAGCCTGTGGCACATTATTGCATAATGTCACTAATAACAGACAAGGGACTGGACAGAGACAGGAAAAGTTGACATGTTTCCATCAGTGACATTTTAATTGATTTGGTACAACATGTCTGACGCAAAAGGGTGAAATGTACAGAAGGAAACAGGGCCTGGATTAAGCTAAGTATGAAATGGAGGGATGAGAAGACATGAACAAGGAGGTTCTCTCAATGTGAGTGCATACTGCTCCTGTTAAAATGGCAACACAGGCCCTCTGACACAGAGAGGGAATATCTAAATAACGACAGAAGGCAAGAGAAAGACATATGGAAATACTAACAGTTAGTCACTGGTTTCTGACAAAAGCCTGCCGTTATCTATCCCAGTTTTATTCACTATATTACAAGCTTTATACATATTAAAAAGTAGAATAGCTATGACTACCGTATTACCCATGAGGTGTATACACTTAATGACTTAGCTTTGCTTTCTTTTTTTACAAATCCTGAATTGACTTACAGCGAATGCTTATAATAAGGCAAAAGACCAGCAAAGGGTTGAAATAAAAAGAGAACAGCGAGTGACGGTTCAAGGGGGTTCTGTCACGGTGCAGGGCCGTTTTACAATGAGGAATAAGACTAACCTGACAACACATAAACAATAGGAACCAATCACAGGTACCAGCCTTAAAGTTTCACTCCCTTGTGTAACAATGTGCATTTGTTTCAGGCTTATGGTCAAGTGCATTAAGCAAAGAAAATGTAGGGACTACATTACATAAATGTTATTCTGGAAATCAAGGAGATTTCTTTCTTCTTTCAAAGACAGAATGTGGACAACTATGACTGAGATGAACAACATGGCTGTTAAATCACTAGTTTGTCCACTCAACCCTCAGCAGAAGAGCTCTGTGCAGACACAGATCTGCACTGCCCTCTCGCTCAACACTGGCCAAATCCATAATACacaactgtttttatttattacaaaTTGAAGGGGTACTGCATCACAAGCATGTAACTCCCACGTCTCCCTAtggaaaaacataaaatactgccACCAAGTGGCTATTGTGGGTATCAACATATGAAATCAGCAGGATAAGGTTTGTATTTGAAAGCATCCATTTACTTAACCCTCAACATAATCCCCCCCCCATCAATTTTGAACAATAAATTCTTGGACTGCTTCCGACTCATTGCCTGGGTTCAGGTTAAGTATTTTAGTGTCAATGTAATGGTGCAGCATCCTGTAACATGCGATGCATTTGAAAAGCTCTGTCATTTTTAAGCTAGTGAGGGTTGTAGTGTTCGTATGAGTTAGTTGGGAAATGGTTTCAGTGACCCAGACTAGTGTTAAAAGGCATAATAACATTCTGCTTTGCATTTAGGACAACTAACAAGCTCACCCTCATGCATTTGTTCCAAGACACACtggaaaaaaaaaacaacatgcgcagagaagggagggagagattccTTGCTGCCAAGATCCATACATGTGCAATATCATTCTCAACAGGAAGACTTCTCCCACAAAACCAACATTGTCACAGGTGTTGATTACGCCAACCATCACACGAGAAACGAATGGAACTATTGCTTTTGTCAGGCCATCATTCCAACCAGTCATAAGAGAACCCATGACAGCCTTGCAGCAGGAgacaggatgggggggggggggggggggggatatgagCTGTTCCCAGTTCAGTTCCGACTCAGTTGGCACTTTTGGAAAGAACCTCTTATCGTCTTCTCCAGTTCTCTGTTCCACAAACCATATACCTGAGAGAACTTTCAAACAGTTGCAGTTCCCTCCATCAGCAAGGGGTACAGTGTCCCCAAAAGTCAATCACCTTTAGACACTTAGAACCAGGCTGTAGAGTCACTGCTTTTAGACCAGGCTGTATAGAGTCACTGCTGTTAGACCAGGCTGTAGAGTCACTGCTGTTAGGCACCAGGCCTGTAGAGTCACTGCTGTTAGGACCAGGCTGTAGAGTCACTGCTGTTAGTGACCAGGCGAGAGTCACTGCTGTTAGGACCAGGCTGTAGAGTCACTGCTGTTAGGACCAGGCTGTAGAGTCACTGCTGTTAGGACCAGGCTGTAGAGTCACTGGTTTCTTCTTACAGGTAGACGACTGACTGGTGTTCTCCCGTTTCATGGTGATGTGGGCTCATCACAGTGCATACTCTGACGTGGTATGGAGATGAATGTCTTTCATACCGGTGTCAAAGTGTTCCCCATCCACACACGAGCCTGGAAACACTATGAATGGGTAAGTATGCCTTTGTGATAAAACAGGGCAAGTTCACCCACACGGACACAGGCTGGGAATGGCATAAGTAAGCTGCCAAACTCCACCTCCAAATGGAGTGAGACTGCCATAGAAAAAATTCCTGGGCAATTTAAGGGCGAGCGAGTGAGTGAATGGTTATGGAGCTTAAGTGAAATGTTGTCAAATGAGAAGCATGTATATGTTATATGCTGTAGGTTCCATGtgagaaagttgtgtgtgtgtgtgtgtgtcccttgtcTCCTGTACACTAGAAGTGACGTAGTCTCATTGTTCACCTTCCCACAGGTGGTGCAGGAGGAGCTCCCCTCATCACTGCCAAAAGTCAAAACAATAAAAAGCGGTTACAATAAACTATATGCCTACGGGGAAAATATTGATATTcctttcatgtattttttttttttactctgcaccAGAAAATCTGTGTGTACGTTACTTATTGGCATGTTGCGTCACACTGATAAGTGAGCCCTCACCTCTGTTGGCTTTGCTGGGGTAGATCTTGGTAAAGTGCCGGTACTCCTCTGGAGCAGGGAAGTCATCCAGAGGGTGGAAAGAATACTTGGACTCAAAGTCATCTGTGAGGGAGAGAAGGTTAGGAAGATTATACATTCCAATAACCAACTCTCATTTTGTTAGTCAATGTAGAGGGAAAACAAATTTGAGGTCAGGTGATGCAGTATGGGGAAGACGACTCACCTACGAAGGAGCGGGAAATGGAGGGGTGTCCATTGCGGATAGgtgggggagggggcgggggtccGGCAGGGGTacgggagggtggaggggggggctTGCCACGGCTATGAGGCTCTGAAGGGCTACCTCTgtaggggggtgggggagggggggcatcCCGACCACCGTTTCGTTGAGTCGACCCAGGCGGGGGTGGAGCTGTACAGACAAACGGTACGGTCATTAAGGACTAATAGAGCAGCCACACTGGCTAACCATCAGTCATAACAAAACAACAGCAAGACAGGAACGCTGTAGGCCTGTCATGACATGCCACCATACTGACTGTAGTGCCACACCTTGCCACAGCTTTTTCCACACTCATTTAATTTCTACACTAATAAACAAATCTCCTCTCCTCGCTTGCCTCACATTATGATAGGTGACTGACAAGAGGAGATGGaggttaaaatataaatatagtgcGACACAGCAGTGAGAATGTGACCGAATTATGTAACTGAACTACGCATAACACAAACAGTAGAAAGCATTAAAGCTGGCCCTAACCCAGCTCCATTACAGGTAGAGGAACAAGGAGAGCACACGAGTAGGAACATACCTGCTCCTCTGCCGGGGGGCTCACGGACTGGTGGGGGTGGGCGTCCACCTGGCGGGGAGGGGGAGGGCGGTGGGGGTGGAGCTTGCCCCCGGGTTGGAGTGTGTCCAGGTCCGGGCGACGGCTTCTTGCTGAGGGAGTTGTGTCTCTGAGGTAGCTCCGGGGCGGCTTCGTTAACCGGGCTGGAGGGGCCGTTGGTCATGGGCTGGCGGTACGGGGGAGGTGGAGGacccagagaggaggaagaggaggatgcagAGGAGCCCCCTGACGTCAGGGGCCGCCGGTTGTTGTTGGGAGAAGGGGGTGGAGGGGCACTGTTGCGGGTCGGCACCGGGGAAGTCCCCCTCTGTCCTGGCGTGGGAGGGAGGGGCTTCTCCCGGTTGTAGGAGGGGGCGGGTGGTGGCGCCTTCTGAGTCGGGGCAGGGGGTGCGTTGCCCCggcgagagaaagggggaggaggtggaggggcgGAGGAGCTGTGCTTCATGCCACTGTTAGGGCTGCCTCCGCTGAGGGGGCGGGAGAGGTCGGGGAGGGAGGGCCTCTGGGATCGGGAGTGCTCCGGGGGAGAGGCCTGTTGGGCTGAGCAGTCTGTGTTGTCCTGGCGAACAGGGGGTCCGGGGGGACGAGGAGCAGCGGGGCGCCCGCCAGGAGGCGTCAGGGCTGACCTGCCAACCGAACCATCTGcacgaaagaaaaaaaaaagtaatcaTCAATTTATAAATATGAAGATGAATTTATACATGAACAGAGAAACATTAGGACATTTCTCAGTCCAGAGTTACTacagaacagaaatgtattgTTGTTGGTTGTTTTATTCATCATAATCCATTTTTCTAATATTCTCTCCCCTGACAGAGGGTAAGGCCTTTCATATGATGAAATCTAAGACTAATGCAGACGTGCAGGTTAGGGAACTCATTATTGTGAATCAGAAAATCTCCTTCAGCCATGCCTGTCAGATCTATTACAGCCCTGCCCTCTGACAACACTGAAACCTGACCTTCTGCCCCATCTAAGCAGTCAAAGACCAGTGCTCATTTTTCAACCAATTGCAATCGTGCTTTGACAAAGAAGCTCGCTCCCAAACTTTTGACAGACCACTCATTCAGCGGTCCAGATAGTTTTTGGAAATCTTTGTAAGAGACACCATTAGTAAAAACAGTTAAGACATTAAATACTTGCCGACTGGTCGCAATTTAGGCACACCTGCCTGGAAAAGACCACCCATCGGCTGAATGACCCCTGACGAGCCTCCTCCGCCTACATTACTAACACCATCTCCTTTAGGCTCTGGACAAGGAAGAAAACAAGGTTAAATGACATGCATTACAATAGTAACCTATTGTATGTATAATTACCCTCATGGTCTCCCATTCCACTCCTGTGAAATAAGCATTGACCCCCCCAGAGTGTGTGCTCCATGCAGTACCCTAGCATCATCAGTTCTGTGCTTCTTACTTCCATCCAATCAGATTAGTCAGTAGACCACCACCAGAATAGTAGATCTGAGACAAGGGTGAACCTTAGCGGTGCGCTGTGGCCTTACTTTCTAAGATGGGTGCGCTCCTGTCATTTACCACGCCGACCTTCTTCAGCTTGGCCCCTTTGTGGATGTCACCGAGCAGGGCTCCTCTGCCTTTGGCCTCATCTCCTTTGAGCTTAGGTGGGGTGGTTTTGGCCTgcaaggggaggggaagagagagcgcGTGTCCTCTAGTTAGCTCAGCATAGCACACTTTATGTTACCGTAGAACAGACCTGATTACATAACCTAATTTCTCATGGAAAGACTACATAAAACGGTACAGTAGATCTGTCATGATACAATGGGATGTGTATGATAACGAGCAGCATTAGTTTGGGTgctttggacaaatcacgatttcacAGGAGTCTTTTGAAATTGGGATGGGGAGGGGCCAGTTGGCCCATAGACTTGGTGTAACTAGCAGAGATTATATATAGCCTGACAGGTAACAGCTTGCAGAAAGCCATGTCACGGTTGGTGTAAGAATTAGCAGGGTAGAACGTGTCCTTGAGGGGCTACagcacaatacatttttataagaTTTATATTTTGTGAGTCCTTTACATCAAGTCATTAATTAGTTGTCCATTGCATAAATCCATATCGTTACGCAGCCCCGTCTGCAGAGGCCTGGTCGGTCCACTGCTCATTATGTGAATTACTTCATGTGTAATTTTTTTTGAGGATGATTACATGAGCGAGCTGCGCTAATCACCAGAAGCGCTCTGGTACATCCCGAATGCCACCCTATTCATTaaatagtggactacttttgaccagagccctgtgggccctggtcaaaagcagtgcactattacagcgaatagggtgccatttgagatacaACCTCTGATTGGGCTTGGCAGGGAAAGGATAGCACCTACAATCACAGGCCACGAGGAGAGCTTATTTCAGATTTCAGTAGTGTGCACTCTGAAAAAGGTCAAAATTCAGCTTCACAATACCAGTGAAAAAGGGATCAGAGTTGTCAAGTTGGTTACAACTAATTCATGTAAACTACACTGGCGCTAGGCCTACATCATGGCTCATACTATTAAATATGTCCCTATCATTTGTTTGACAGATACAGTTCACTATTAGATCCACAGGAAACATTTTGCCTCCAGGTGACACTTCGCATACTTGAATAAGATCTTACCTGGCTGAaggttgggggtggaggggggcctccagggggtggaggaggaatggGCATCCTGACCCGCTCAACAAGTCTTGTGGATGGCCTGAGGTCTCAGATACACAAACTCAGTCACCACCTGCAATAACGCAGAAACATGTTTCAGAGTCATCTAGTGACATTTTTCAGTCTTATCTAGCATGAATTTGTCAACTAGTATAGTTAGCTAAGTAGAAGTGgttcactttgatttgattgttttccTTGCAATAAACTATATATTTTAAACCACGTAGCTAGCCATCTAATAAACGTTAACATACTGGTCTCATGTGACGTTACTGATGACGTCTTCACTTCGTTAGCAAGTTggcctatctagctagctagttatgctaTCAGAGAGTTAACGTTTGGTCAGTGCTGCTGTGTAATGGAAATGAGCCGACTGTAGATAGTGTGACGTCTCCAAATAAACCTGGTCATCGGTAACTAGGTCAGATTAGCCAATTAATTGGTTGACTAACGTTAGGTAGCAAActgacaaattaacgttagctagct
This window harbors:
- the LOC111981459 gene encoding WAS/WASL-interacting protein family member 2 isoform X1, which codes for MPIPPPPPGGPPPPPTFSQAKTTPPKLKGDEAKGRGALLGDIHKGAKLKKVGVVNDRSAPILEKPKGDGVSNVGGGGSSGVIQPMGGLFQAGVPKLRPVDGSVGRSALTPPGGRPAAPRPPGPPVRQDNTDCSAQQASPPEHSRSQRPSLPDLSRPLSGGSPNSGMKHSSSAPPPPPPFSRRGNAPPAPTQKAPPPAPSYNREKPLPPTPGQRGTSPVPTRNSAPPPPSPNNNRRPLTSGGSSASSSSSSLGPPPPPYRQPMTNGPSSPVNEAAPELPQRHNSLSKKPSPGPGHTPTRGQAPPPPPSPSPPGGRPPPPVREPPGRGAAPPPPGSTQRNGGRDAPPPPPPYRGSPSEPHSRGKPPPPPSRTPAGPPPPPPPIRNGHPSISRSFVDDFESKYSFHPLDDFPAPEEYRHFTKIYPSKANRVMRGAPPAPPVGRLVCGWGTL
- the LOC111981459 gene encoding WAS/WASL-interacting protein family member 2 isoform X2, producing the protein MPIPPPPPGGPPPPPTFSQAKTTPPKLKGDEAKGRGALLGDIHKGAKLKKVGVVNDRSAPILEKPKGDGVSNVGGGGSSGVIQPMGGLFQAGVPKLRPVDGSVGRSALTPPGGRPAAPRPPGPPVRQDNTDCSAQQASPPEHSRSQRPSLPDLSRPLSGGSPNSGMKHSSSAPPPPPPFSRRGNAPPAPTQKAPPPAPSYNREKPLPPTPGQRGTSPVPTRNSAPPPPSPNNNRRPLTSGGSSASSSSSSLGPPPPPYRQPMTNGPSSPVNEAAPELPQRHNSLSKKPSPGPGHTPTRGQAPPPPPSPSPPGGRPPPPVREPPGRGAAPPPPGSTQRNGGRDAPPPPPPYRGSPSEPHSRGKPPPPPSRTPAGPPPPPPPIRNGHPSISRSFVDDFESKYSFHPLDDFPAPEEYRHFTKIYPSKANRVMRGAPPAPPVGR